In one window of Desulfuromonadales bacterium DNA:
- a CDS encoding phosphatase PAP2 family protein codes for MSVIEASLRGKGWTAFISRHVTTREVVLMQRLFDLRRYAPLTALCLFASRLGDGPLWWVSGMVLLAVGSGPTRWAVLGAALAVALSVTLFMAVKNLIGRPRPYETWCDLPCLLAPPDRFSFPSGHTMTAFAVCGNYAVLVPGSELFFFPVALLIGLSRVFLGCHYPTDVLAGAALGSGIGLGTARLLAGLIGF; via the coding sequence ATGTCCGTGATCGAAGCTTCACTGCGGGGCAAGGGGTGGACCGCTTTCATCAGTCGCCACGTCACCACGCGGGAAGTCGTGCTGATGCAGCGTCTCTTCGACCTGCGCCGGTATGCCCCGCTGACCGCCCTCTGCCTGTTCGCCAGCCGCCTCGGCGACGGGCCGCTCTGGTGGGTGAGCGGCATGGTGCTGCTGGCGGTCGGCTCCGGCCCGACCCGCTGGGCGGTGCTCGGCGCGGCGCTGGCCGTCGCGCTCTCCGTCACCCTGTTCATGGCGGTCAAGAACCTCATCGGCCGGCCGCGGCCTTACGAAACCTGGTGCGATCTGCCGTGCCTGCTGGCGCCGCCCGACCGCTTCTCCTTCCCCTCCGGGCACACCATGACCGCCTTTGCCGTCTGTGGCAATTACGCCGTGCTCGTTCCGGGCTCGGAGCTCTTCTTCTTCCCGGTCGCACTCCTCATCGGCCTCTCCAGGGTTTTTCTCGGCTGCCACTATCCCACCGACGTGCTGGCCGGCGCCGCCCTCGGCAGCGGCATCGGTCTCGGGACGGCCCGGCTGCTGGCGGGGTTGATCGGTTTT